AGGTCGATACAAGCATGTCTCTTGTTCTCGACGATGCAAAAGGCACATACAAATTGAGTATTGCGGTGCCTGACGGATATGAAGCAGATGAAAACGTAATCATAAACGGTACATATGACGTCACCGACAAGTCCTTTGCTTTCACCGTTGATTCCATCCTGGCTGACGGAGAAACAGCAGAGGTGGGCATAACCGTGGGCTATGAAAGCGGTATTACCGTTGAATCCCCCACCGAATACAAGGAGCTTCTCGCCCTCACAGCCGATGAAGCATATGCTCTTATCGGCAGAATAGGCACTTTCGCAATGAACATTCAGCCTCAGCCCCAACCCGACTACGTTTATGAGGATGAATACTACTACGATGATGAATACTACTACGATGATGAATACTACTACGATGATGTTTACTACGGCGATGACGAGTATTATTTTACAGGCGACGAGCTGTAATAAAATGATATAAAACGCAATAGGACTGTCTCATTAAACAAATTAATGTATAGAAATTGAAAAATGTAGGGGCTGATGCAAGCATCAGCCCGATTTGGGGTCGATGCAGGCATCGACCCCTGCATTTTTGCACATTTATACGATAGTATGTTTAATGAGACAGTCCCTTTTTTATAAACTCAATTTGTTATGTTGTGAGGTTGTGTCTTAAATCAATAAGGTTAAAATGCCGCAAGACGCGGCGCCAATGGGGGCGACATCCCGCAGGCAACAAAGTATTTGCGGTTATTTTAACCCACTGTAACGAATACACCGTCGGTGGTTTCAAGACTTATTGTGTAATATCCGTTCGCGTCCGCAGTGAGAACGGTGGGAACAGCTTCATCGTAAAGGGTTACGGTGAGAGGCTGAGCGGTCTTGAACTTAAGGGTTGCGGGCTTTTGCTCCTTGATATCGGTCATATTCACAACGGTGAATGCGTAGCCGGTGCCCTCTTTCTTTTCAAAGCATCCGATAAGCAGAGGCTCGTCGGAAACGGTTTCGGAAAGAATGCCGAAGTTTTCATATTCACCGCTCATCTTCAGCCATGGAGTAGCGGAGGTGCAGTTGAGAGTGAATGCGCCCAGGTTCTTATACTGAATGTAGGTGTCGGAAAGCTTTCTCAGCTCCCACATTACGGTTGCACAGTCGTCGTACAAGGGCTGAGTAGGCTTAAGGGTTGTAGTATTCAGAACGGAGGGGAAATCGGTTTCATTGGAGCTCTTAAGAGACCACAGCAGGATACCTGTACAGCCGTAGGACAGCATTGCATAGCTCTGCCAGCGGTATTCTGCCTCGGTGGGATTACGCTTACCGCGTGTCCAGCCCCATGTCTGGATACAGCACCAGAACTCGGCATCATTTTCACGGGCAACGGTAGCAATCTGGTTAATGGATTCGCAGTAGTCGTTATAGGTGCTCCAGGATGCGATATTTTCTTTACCGTTATGACCGTTGAGGGGGTAAATATCTGTACAGATATAATCTACATTGAAGTTTTCAAACCATGCCTGGCAGTACTTTCTGTACAGCTCGGGGTCAGCATCGTAGTACTCAATTGCCGCGGCATTTGCTCCCAGCTTGAGCTGAGCTGCATTAGCATACATAGGAAGCAGATTTACAAAGGGAATCTTACCGGGCAGCTGTTTCATGTAGATATCCGCAACATCACCCATCCAGCCGAAGCTGTCTGTACCGGGCTCGTCCACCAGGTTATGACCGCTGAAGGAGGGATGGTCGCCGTAAGAAGATACATGATCGCGGTAGTTGTAGTTATTTTCCAGTACCTGAGATGTAAACGGAACGTCCTGGGCAAATACCTCTATACCGTACTTATCGGCGTAATTGAAAACATAATCTCTGCTCTTGGAGCCGGAGGAAGCGTTACCCGAAATAATGGTGTCAACGCCCAGATCGCGCAGAAGCTTCATACCCTCGGGAGTACCGAAGGGAGACATGAAGCCCCATGCGCCTATGCGTATTCTTTCTCTCTGGAAATACTCGGGGGCATAGGTAGTGGAAGCCATATTAACGCCCAGAGCAGTTTTAATAACTCTCTGCATAACAGTGGCAACCTCTGCACGGGTGGAAAGACCCTTGGGGTCAAATCTGCCCTCGCCCTTACCGTTGAGAATGCCCAGCATTTGCATGGACTTGATAGCCTCAATCGTTACGCTATCGCAATCTGCAAGGTCGGTGAAGGTCATTTCGTCTTCGTAGCCCTGCATATTGAAGTCAAAGGTGTTACAGTAGTTTGCTATAACCACAGACATGGTAGCACGGTCAATGGGATCTTCCGCACCGAAGGTCACCTCGGAAAGAGGAGCCATAAGTCCGAATTCCTTAGCCCACTGAATATAGGGTGCATAATATTCGGTTGCGGGAATATCGCCGTAGCCTGTGTTGCCGTCGTATTTTGCGGTGTCAACGCCGTGCATACGTCCCAGAACGGTAATGAACATACCTCTGGTCATGGTGTCCTCGGGGCTGAACTCGGTGGGAGAGGTTCCGCCGAACAGAGTTCTGTTGGAAACGAAGTTAATATACTGTTCGCCCCAGTGACCTGCGATGTCGGAATACTGCTTGGTGTTGTAGCCCAGAGTATAGGTTGCAGGCTTATTTGCCACAAAGGTGGTGTAGCCGTAGCCGTTGGTGTAGGACATGGCAACTATTTCCTGAGTGCCGTCCGAATTTGTGCGTATAACAACGGGGTCGGTACCCTCGCCTACGGGAGTGGTGGAGGTGAGGAGATAGTCGTTTCTGTTGTAGTTTGCGCTGAGAGCACCTGGGGGAGCGATGGAGGTCTGCATTTTTGCAGAGAATTCTGCGCCCTTGGTGTAGTCGAAATCAGAGGTGTCGGAGCTGAGGAATTCGTAAGCCTCGCTCAATGTACGGAAAAAGCCCATACGGCTTATATATATGGAGGCATTGGTGTCCGTTCCGTTAATGGGGTCAAGGCGGAACAGATTACAGGTGCCTACCCAGTTGCCCTTGTACTTGGAGGTGTCGCTCAGATCGGTGATGGTATTTTCCCACTGACCCTTTGCAGGGAAATCAAAGGGGCTGTAAGAAGCATCGCTGAGAGTGGGAAGATCGGAGGTTGTAAAGAACAAACCGCCTCGTGTAACGGTGGAGGTCGTCTTGTGACGGTAAGCAAAGTACGGAAATTCAAGACAGTTGAAATACTCATCTTCGGTGAGAGTGAAGGTCATCATGGGGTCGTGAGAGGTGGGGTTAACAACCATAACACCCGCTTCAAGCGATACATTCATACCGCCGCTTTCAAAGCTTTCTATGGCTTCTTCGCTGTCAAATATCCACACGGGGTTAGCCTTACCGGAGTTGATGCGGGGCTTTTCCACCTTGGTATCCTCGGTGGGAACGTAGTTTTTTGCATCCTCTTCGGAAGCAAAGAACGCGATATAGTCAACGTACATCTGGCTTCCGGTAGCCATCTGACCCGAGGGTTCAGCCTTCCACATACAGTCAAAGCGAAGCTGACTTATAGTGCCACTCCAAACGGAAGTGCTCTGCGATTCGTCGGGATTTATGCCCTGTGAAGCAAGGTTTGCATCCTTGATATTGAAAATATACTCAACAAAGTCCTCATCCTTTGAGCTGATAGGGAAATGTGTGCAGGATGAGCCTGTTATCTTGTCACCGGTAGCGGTGGATGCAAAGTGCATTTCAAACTGTGTAGCGTCCGAAAGGTTGCGTACACGGAACTTTATCCAGGGGTACTTCTGTGCATCAAGATGCTGGTTAACAAGCGTAACGTAGGGGTCGCCCACATTCTTTCCGCCCTCTTCGGGTCCGCCGAAAGAGGTCACAATGCCATAATCGTCCGTGTATTCAATAACGCAGTTTGTTCCGCTCATGCCAAATGCGGCATTCTTTTTGCTCAGATTAAATATCTTGGCAGGCTGGCCGGGAAGAATCTCGGATGGTACCTCTTCCATTGCACCGGAGGAATAAGCGGCGTAAGTTACCGCATCCTTGAAAAGGCCCACGTACTCGATGGTGTGGCTTCTTTCGTCAGATGCACGGCAGGGGTCAAGACGTAACTTGGTAACCTTACCGTTCCACTTTGCGGTGCCGGGTGCGGCATTTTTCATATCGAATTTGAAGGTTCCGATATAGGAGGAGCGAACAGTATCCTCTGCACGGGGATTGCCGGTACAACCCTCTGTCCAGTGGTAGAACTGCATTCTGCCGCCGGTGGTAAAATCGCGGTAGCCTACTGCAAGAATTGCGTAGTCCTCAAGATTGATGGTTTCGCCCTCAGCGGGGACAAAAGTAAGGTTGATGTCATCGCCGGAGCCTGTAATTACAGCGCCTTTTTCGGTGACTTCAACATTTGTTGTCTTGGACGGTGCCCATTTTGCAACATCATCGGGATTGGAAAAATCCCAAACAATGTAATCCGCCGCACAAGCGCTGACAACAAAAAGCATGATAAGTGCCAATATTACGGTGATTCTCTTCATAGCGTTCTCCTTTAATTTTATTGTATGTTAATTATAACAAATCAAGGCTTCTGTGTCAACATATTTTTGAAAAAAATATATAAAAATCAGCAAATCATAAAACCTCTGCCAAACAAAAACAGCATGAAAAAGCTTTTGCTTTTTCATGCTGTTTTCACCATATACCAACGCTTCCGCTTACGCAAAAGCAAGATTGAATTTATCAGTCAAGTTTGAATTTTTCGCCGAAGCCGTAGGTCTCCATAACATAGTCAATGTCCTTATCTCCGCGTCCCGAAAGGTTTACAAGGATAGAGCCCGTGTTATTCTCGCGCGCATAGCGAAGTGCAAATGCCAGAGCGTGAGAGCTTTCGATAGCGGGGATAATACCCTCATTACGGCACAGCAGGAAGAATGCCTCCATAGCCTCGTCGTCCGACACGGTGACGTATTTTACACGGCCTGTGTCGTGCAGATATGCATGCTCCGGTCCGACAGAGGGGTAGTCAAGACCGCTGGCGATGGAATAAACAGGCAGAGGCTCGCCGTTTTCGTCCTGCAGGAGATAGCTTTCAAAGCCGTGGAGAATACCCTTTTTGCCGTAGGTGATGGAAGCGGCATGGTCGCCAACAGACGGTCCGCGTCCCAGAGGCTCAACGCCGTAAATATCAACAGGGTCTGCAAGGAATGCGGGGAACATACCCATGGAGTTGGAGCCGCCGCCTACCGCCGCACACACTGCGTCGGGAAGTATACCGGTCATTTCCAAGAACTGTGCTCTTGCCTCGTCGCCCACTACCATTTGGAAATCGCGCACCATTTTGGGGAAAGGATGAGGGCCGAGAACCGAGCCGATGCAGTAGATAGCATCCTTATATTCGTTAAGATATGCGTCAAATGCCGCGTCAACAGCTTCCTTGAGGGTCTTAAGACCGTGAGTTACGGGCACAACGCGTGCGCCCAGCATTTTCATACGGGTTACGTTGGGAGCCTGCTTTGCAATGTCAACCTCACCCATGTAAATATCACATTCAAGACCGAAATATGCCGCCGCAGTAGCAAGGGCTACGCCGTGCTGACCTGCACCTGTTTCGGCAATAAGCTTTTTCTTGCCCATAAATTTGGCAAGCAGACCTTCACCCATGCAGTGATTGAGCTTATGAGCACCTGTGTGGTTGAGGTCCTCGCGCTTTAAGTATATCTGGCACTTGCCCAGCTTTCTTGAAAGTCTTTCGCAATGGTAAACGGGAGTGGGACGTCCCTGAAATTCCTTTCTGATACGGCGAAGCTCGCTGATAAACTGTGCCGAACGGCAGATAGTTTCATACGCTTCGTCGATTTCCTTGAAGGCAGGCATTAATTCGGGGGGCAGATACTGTCCGCCGTACTCGCCGAAGCGACCGTTTTTGTCGGGAAATTCCTTAAGATAATTCTCAAAATCCTTATAAGTCTTATTCATGGTATATATTCCTTTCGTGATAAATATTCAGATAAAATAAAAAAACCTGTCCCGTAAAATAGGACAGATAACTCTGCTGTGCCACCTAAATTGACTTTTTCATGTACAAACATACACTGTCCGCTGTAACGCGCAGCCCGCGTTCTTCCTAACCAAACGGCTCGGTCGACCCTCATGAGTCCATTGGGCTTTCCCGCATTACCGCAATCCCACCATCTGCGGCTCTCTGTGAAACACTGAAAAAAGCTTACTACTCTCAATCAACGGTTTCATATTTACACAATAATTATATTCCATTCCTGAAAAAAGTCAATAGCTGAATCAACATATTTACATTTTATTAAAATAATCCCCAAAACAAATCTTTACATTTTTAATTTGAACAATTAATAAAGTTCTGTTATACTATGACTATGAAAGGAGACAGCGCATGAAAAAGAAAATAACCATCGGCATACTTGCTCACGTGGATGCGGGAAAAACCACGCTTTCGGAAGCGCTGTTGTACCTTTCGGGCAAAATACGAACTCTCGGGCGTGTTGACCACAAAAATACCTATCTTGATATAAATCCCGTTGAGCGCGAGCGGGGAATAACCATTTTTTCAAAGCAGGCGCGCTTCGGTACGGATAATTGTGACTTTATATTGCTGGACACACCGGGACATGTGGATTTCAGCGCCGAAACGGAGCGCACTCTTGCGCTTCTGGATTATGCCATACTGGTTATCAGCGCATCTGACGGTGTGCAGAACCATACCCGTACGCTGTGGCAGTTATTGGAGTTCTATCAGGTACCCGTTTTTATTTTTGTCAACAAGACCGACATAGCCACAAAATTCAGAGACGAGCTTCAAAGCGAGCTTTCAAAAAATCTCTCACCCTTATGCACCGCCTTTTACAGTGAGGACACAAAAAATCAGCTGGACGAAAAGCTCGCCATGACAAACGAGGATTTTCTGGAGAGCTTTTCAAGTGACATTCCCATTGAGGACGGGGACATCGCCTCTCTCATCAGCGCAAGAAAGCTGTTCCCCTGCCTTTACGGCTCGGCGCTTAAAACCGAGGGTGTGGAGTTTTTGATATCGGCGCTTGAAAAATACACTCTTTCCCCCGTATACAATGACGGCTCAATGGGCGCTAAAATATACAAAATCTCCCGCGACGGCACATTGCGCTTCACCTGGATGAAAATTACAAGCGGAAGTCTGTCGGCGCGCGACGAAATACATTACATCAGCAAAAACGGCGAAAAAATAAGCGAAAAAATAGGTCAGATACGCCTTTATTCTGGTGAAAAATTCACTCAGACAGACAGCGTTTTTGCAGGCGAAATATGTGCAGTCACGGGGCTTTCCCAGACCTACACAGGTCAGGGTCTGGGTGAAGAAACCGATACCGCAAAGCCCGTTTTGGAGCCTGTTTTGTCTTTCAGAATAAAGCTCCCCGAGGGCTGTGACCCTGTGGCGTACTTCCCGAAATTAAAGGAGCTTGAGGAAGAAGAGCCGTCTTTGCACCTTTACCGCAACGATGCTCTGGGGCAGATTGAGGCCCGCCTTATGGGCGAGGTGCAGATAGACCTTATCAGGCGCATGATTTTTGAACGTCTCGGCATACAATGCGAGTTGGACACAGGCAAGATACTGTATAAGGAAAAAATTGCTTCAAAAACCGTAGGGGTAGGGCATTTCGAGCCTCTCAGGCATTATGCCGAGGTACAGCTTGCCATGGAGCCGCTTCCCGAGGGCTCGGGGCTTATTTTCGACATCGATATACCGGAAAACTCACTTGACACCAACTGGCAAAGACTGATTCTTTCCCATCTTTACGAAAAAAATCATATCGGCACTCTTACAGGCGCAACGCTTACCGATACTAAAATAACTCTGGTTGCGGGCAAAGCCCACCAGAAGCACACCGAGGGCGGTGATTTTCGGCAGGCGACACTGCGTGCCGTGCGTCACGGGCTTATGAAAGCAGGCTGTGTGCTGTTGGAGCCGTATTACAAATTCAGACTGGAGGTTCCGTCTGCCTGCGTGGGACGCGCAATGGCGGATTTACAGGCGCGTAACGCGGAATTTGAAATAACCTCCTCCACCAATGAGGCAAGCATTATATGCGGCAGAGCGCCCGTTTTGGCACTTCACGATTACACCCGTGAGGTCATTTCCTACACACGCGGTACAGGCACACTGAGCTGTACGCCCGACGGATATGCTCCCTGCCACAATGCCGACGAAATAATCTCCGCCTGCGGCTACGATCCCGAGGCTGATTTGGAAAACACACCTCATTCGGTGTTCTGCGCTCACGGTGCAGGCTTTATCGTTCCCTGGAACGAGGTGGATAACTACAAGCATCTTGAGGTCAAGGAAAAGGGCGAGGACACCGCAGACGACATCATCCCCAAGGTTTCAAAGCTTGCCAAAAAATACGAGTTAAGCGTGGAAGAAGTGGAAGCCATAATGCTGCGCACCTTCGGTCCTATGCAAAGAAAGCGTTACAGCCCGCCCCGAACAGTTTCGGCAGGAAACACCAAACGCCGTCCGAGTCCCAAAAACACCGATATGTACAAGCGTTCTCTGATAGTGGACGGCTACAATCTTATCTATTCCTGGGAAAGACTGAAGGAAATTGCCGATTACAGTCTTGAGGACGCGCGTGATGCTCTGATGGACATTCTTTCAAATTATGTGGCTTACACCAAGGTAGAACTGACACTGGTATTTGATGCCTACCTTGTAAAAGAGGGTGCGGGTTCGGATTTTATAAAGGACAACTACCGCGTTGTATACACAAAACCCGACGAAACGGCAGACACCTTCATAGAAAAAATGATGCACAAGCTGGGACCCGATTACACCATCCGCGTTATCACGGGAGACAAGCAGGTTCAATTCTCCGCCATACATTCGGGTGTTTTACGTATGAGCGCCAAGGAATTTGAGGCGGAAGTCGCCTCGGTAGGCAATGAAATCACAGAATTTGTGCGACGGCTGTCACAGACATGAAAAAAGCTGTAAAACTCAAATGAGTTTTACAGCTTTTTGTTCACATGCCGTATTTACCGAAATTCTTAATTAAATGCGGTCCACTTTTCTTCGCCTTTAATCATGCTGTATTTGTGGTAATTGATGGCTTCCATTATCTGATAATATGCCCAGTGGTCACGTGTAACGTCATCAAAAGTAACAAGCTTGGATTCATAGCGGTCGATAAAATGCTTATCGGGGCTTCTTTCCAGCATGCGGTTGATAACCACAACCGCCTCGGCACGTGTAATGGTGTCCTCCGGACGGAATGTGCCGTCGGGGTAACCGTCAATCCATCCCAGATTTGCCGCGCCTACAATATATTCGTAGTACCAGTCGTCCTCGCTTATATCGTCAAAGGTGTTCTTACCTGACGGCGAGCCATCCATAAAACGAACTGCCGCCGCGATGAATTCACCGCGTGTTATAGCCCGGTCGGGCATAAATTTGTTATCGTCATATCCGTTTATGATGCCCAGTGAGCTGAGTACTCCAACTGCGGTATAGTGCCACATATCCTCGGTAACGTCCTCGAAGCTTTTGGAAATCTCAACCTTTTCGGATTCCTTCAAAAGATTGTAGAACATCTGAGACGCTTCGGCGCGGGTCATATCGCTGTCGGGACGCAGCGTTGAGTCATGATAACCGTTGATATATTTTACGTGTTCGGTTTTCTTGAGAAGGTTTCTGTCATTTACAGGCTCTCCGCCATCGGTAAGCACAATCTTTATGGGCTTGCGGAAGGTATAGGTATAAGTAACATCGTCCGTTATGAGGTTTTCTTCATATTCGGGCGCCTTGTCCCAGCCCTCTGCTACGGTATAACCGTTATCCGCTCTCATATCAACGGGAACATTGTCAATGCCAAGTGTGCCCTTGCCTTGGGTAAGATAAACCGTAACCGTCTTATCCTCGCGTGTGCCGTCCGCCCACTTACCGTGTATTATTCTGAATGTAACGGTTGCGGTCTGCACTTCGCTCCATACCGCATACAGTGTAACGGTACCGTCGTCGTCGGAGGTAAGGTTTACGACCTCTTGTCCGTCGGTATATACAGTCTGTCCGTCAACCTCGGTAGCCCAGCCTGCAAAGGTGTAGCCATCTCGGGTGAAGCTGTTGTCGGTCAGATTCTGCTTCACATCGTAGGTGAATGACATATCTGCCATTGTGCCCTCTCCGCCGTTGGCATCAAACTTAACAGTGTAGCTGATGGGAGCGAAGTTTGCGGTATAGGTGATTTCCGCCCAGCCGTCCGCAGGCTTTTGGGGAACAAAAGCTTTATCCGTACTTACCTCCTGTCCGTCGGCAGTCCAGTTTACAAACTTGTAGCCCTCATTGGCTGATGCGGTTGAACCGTTTGCAACCCCCGTGTCGGGATTAAGTGCCTCGCTCGCCGTGTCAACAGCTCCGTTTTCACCTGCGGTGTAGGTTACGGTAACTGCGGTTTTTTCATTCCATACCGCGTAAAGCGTAACGGTACCGTCGTCGTCGGAGGTAAGGTTTACGACCTCTTGTCCGTCGGTATATACAGTCTGTCCGTCAGTCTCAGTTGCCCAGCCTGCAAAGGTGTAGCCATCTCGGGTGAAGCTGTTGTCGGTCAGATTCTGCTCTTCATCGTAGGTGAATGACATATCTGCCATTGTGCCCTCTCCGCCGTTGGCGTCAAACTTAACAGTGTAGCTGATGGGGGAAAATCTGGCTTCATAAAGCGCAGTCACCCACAAATAATGTCCGCTGGAATAGGGGTCCGGCTGATACTGCTCAGGTTCGGGTTTAAATTCAGCGGTATCGGTCAAAAAATCATCGTCCCTGTACCAGCCGTCAAATGTATATCCGTCCTTTGCGGTTGCCTTGGAGCCCTGCACAGGCTCATATATAGCATAGTCATCAATCTCTTCCTCTTCATTGGACACACTGCCTCCCTGCACCGGACTAGCCTGATAGGTAAGGGTGGCGGCGCTTACGGGAAGCGTTCCCAGCACCATTATTACGCAAAGGATGAGACAAACCAAGGATGTAATTCTTTTTTTCATTATTTTTTCTCCTTTCGGATTTTTGATTTACTGTTAGTCAAAAATATATTTGAGTATCAGCTTTATGTGTCTTATGCCGTCCGGAACGGCTTTAAGATGGGGCTTTGCCGTTATGCGCCGGTCTCTGCGAAGTCCCGCGGGAAGCTGAACGATTTTGAGCCTTGCCCGTGTCACCGCAAGTATCATTTCGCTGGCAAATTCCATACCGCTTGCCGAGGTTTCAAGCTCTGAAAAGCTTTGCCTTTCAACACCTCTGAGCCCGCAGTGAAAATCGTGCACAAGGCTCTCTTTGGGAGGTTTATATTTTCTTTGAGCCAGCCGTCCCATAAAAGACAGAAAGGGAACACCCAAAGCGCGGTGGGCAAACGGGGATGCGCTTCTTTCAAAGCCGTAGGCATATCTGTCGCCCACTGCCAGCACGGCACCGCTTCTCAATGCCTCAAGATAGGGCAAAAGAGCCGAAAAGTCATAGCTTCCGTCGCAGTCCGCCATAATAACATATTTGCCCCTTGCCTCTTTGATTCCGCCCCTGAGCGCCTCACCGTAGCCTCGTTTTTCAATGCAGACCACCCGGGCACCGTGTTCAAGGGCGATTTTATCCGAGCCGTCGGTACTGCCGTTGTCCGCCACAAGTATTTCGCCCGCCGTACCGCTTTTTTCGAGAAAGCTCTTTGCCTCCCCGATACAAAATGCCAACGTTTCATGCTCATTAAGACATGGCATCAGAACGGTAAGTTCCATCATATTTTCCTTTTTTTGAATATTTTCACAAAGTTGCCGCGTGTACAGCTCCACATTCCCGTACCGACCGCCACAATAGAGTTAAAAAGTGCACGATAGGTCATAAAAGGATGCAGTGCCGAATGGTTGTTGACAACCAGAATTCTCACAACGGGTATAAGAGCAACAGCAAGCATCACGTACATAAGCCCCGACTCTGCCTTTTCGTTTCTGAAAACGTACCACACACAGAAAAGCACAAAAACCGTAAGCGCCAGTGTAAGCCATATTCCCGCAGGTGTTTTGAAAAGGCTGAAGGGGAACATCATATTAAGATTAACCGCCAGAGCCGCCGCGGGCTGAAACACTTCTCCCGAAAAATCCCCTGCCATGCGGTAAACGCCCTGATTAAGCGCAATATCCGAAATGCTCCGACCCGTAACCATACCCGCAATAACCCACTTTGCAAAAAATGTGAGGGAATAGCCCGAAAGCCAACCGACACAGCACTTCAAAAGGGTGTAAAAGGATTTTTTCAAATTTTTATTTTCGCTGTGCAAAAGACAGATAAGCGGCAGACAAAGTGTCACCGTTTCACAAGTCAGAAAATCAAAAAAGCAGGTCAATGCGCCGAAAACAGTAAACAGCATCGCTGTGCTTGGCATATTTTTTCCATGTATAACAACCGATGAAAAAACAAACATCAGCATAAAACAGGAAAAATACTCAATGCACAAAGCCGCCATCCACACACGGCACAAAGCAAATGAAATTGCGCTCATTACGGCAAGTGCGTAATACCTCTTTCTCAGCAAAAGTGCAAAATACACAATACACACAGCCCCCAGCGCTATGCCGAAAAGTGCTTTAATACCGAGAACATCGGTAAAAATCATAAGAGGCTTGACAACCGATGCCATACCGTGCCAATACCTTGCGTAAGATGCATCCGGGTCATTTTCAAACGATTCGTAAAGCGCCTGTCCGGGCGTTATCTGTTCACCACGGTAATACGCACAGTCTGTCGCCGAATAAAAAGGTTTTGAACCGTCAAAGCCCTCAATTACTCCCAGCAGTACCGCGTCGGCATAGTTATGTATAACACCGCCTCCCGTGCCGTCAAGGCTGTAAAACATGTCAGCATCCTTATACATCAATGCCGATTTCTGCATATTGGGCTTTATCCACTCATACGGCAGTAATGCCGTAAGTGACATAATCCCGAAGAACACTGTCCACAAAACAACAAGTACCGCTGTACATTTAAGAACAGCATACAATAATTTTTTGTACATATCACTAAATCCCAAGTACATTTTGGTAGGACAATTATATCACATATTTTACCTCTGTGTCAATATTTTTGTTATATCGTATAAATTTTTTTCAAAATAAAAACACTCTTGAAATATTTTTCATAATGTTGTATAATTTAACATGCAAAAATCATAAGGAGGCAGGCATGGCAGATACGGTTATCACACAGGTTTTTGAACAACCGCCGATAAATAAAAAAGAAATACTGCGCTACGCGGGTATAACGTCAGACAACGCGGACATACAAAGGTCGGTGGATGAATGTATTGCCGAAATGCTTCCGCTTGTGACCTACCGCACCTGCCGACGGGAATTTCCAATCAGATATGACGGGGATACGGTGG
This genomic stretch from Oscillospiraceae bacterium harbors:
- a CDS encoding S-layer homology domain-containing protein encodes the protein MKRITVILALIMLFVVSACAADYIVWDFSNPDDVAKWAPSKTTNVEVTEKGAVITGSGDDINLTFVPAEGETINLEDYAILAVGYRDFTTGGRMQFYHWTEGCTGNPRAEDTVRSSYIGTFKFDMKNAAPGTAKWNGKVTKLRLDPCRASDERSHTIEYVGLFKDAVTYAAYSSGAMEEVPSEILPGQPAKIFNLSKKNAAFGMSGTNCVIEYTDDYGIVTSFGGPEEGGKNVGDPYVTLVNQHLDAQKYPWIKFRVRNLSDATQFEMHFASTATGDKITGSSCTHFPISSKDEDFVEYIFNIKDANLASQGINPDESQSTSVWSGTISQLRFDCMWKAEPSGQMATGSQMYVDYIAFFASEEDAKNYVPTEDTKVEKPRINSGKANPVWIFDSEEAIESFESGGMNVSLEAGVMVVNPTSHDPMMTFTLTEDEYFNCLEFPYFAYRHKTTSTVTRGGLFFTTSDLPTLSDASYSPFDFPAKGQWENTITDLSDTSKYKGNWVGTCNLFRLDPINGTDTNASIYISRMGFFRTLSEAYEFLSSDTSDFDYTKGAEFSAKMQTSIAPPGALSANYNRNDYLLTSTTPVGEGTDPVVIRTNSDGTQEIVAMSYTNGYGYTTFVANKPATYTLGYNTKQYSDIAGHWGEQYINFVSNRTLFGGTSPTEFSPEDTMTRGMFITVLGRMHGVDTAKYDGNTGYGDIPATEYYAPYIQWAKEFGLMAPLSEVTFGAEDPIDRATMSVVIANYCNTFDFNMQGYEDEMTFTDLADCDSVTIEAIKSMQMLGILNGKGEGRFDPKGLSTRAEVATVMQRVIKTALGVNMASTTYAPEYFQRERIRIGAWGFMSPFGTPEGMKLLRDLGVDTIISGNASSGSKSRDYVFNYADKYGIEVFAQDVPFTSQVLENNYNYRDHVSSYGDHPSFSGHNLVDEPGTDSFGWMGDVADIYMKQLPGKIPFVNLLPMYANAAQLKLGANAAAIEYYDADPELYRKYCQAWFENFNVDYICTDIYPLNGHNGKENIASWSTYNDYCESINQIATVARENDAEFWCCIQTWGWTRGKRNPTEAEYRWQSYAMLSYGCTGILLWSLKSSNETDFPSVLNTTTLKPTQPLYDDCATVMWELRKLSDTYIQYKNLGAFTLNCTSATPWLKMSGEYENFGILSETVSDEPLLIGCFEKKEGTGYAFTVVNMTDIKEQKPATLKFKTAQPLTVTLYDEAVPTVLTADANGYYTISLETTDGVFVTVG
- the trpB gene encoding tryptophan synthase subunit beta, which gives rise to MNKTYKDFENYLKEFPDKNGRFGEYGGQYLPPELMPAFKEIDEAYETICRSAQFISELRRIRKEFQGRPTPVYHCERLSRKLGKCQIYLKREDLNHTGAHKLNHCMGEGLLAKFMGKKKLIAETGAGQHGVALATAAAYFGLECDIYMGEVDIAKQAPNVTRMKMLGARVVPVTHGLKTLKEAVDAAFDAYLNEYKDAIYCIGSVLGPHPFPKMVRDFQMVVGDEARAQFLEMTGILPDAVCAAVGGGSNSMGMFPAFLADPVDIYGVEPLGRGPSVGDHAASITYGKKGILHGFESYLLQDENGEPLPVYSIASGLDYPSVGPEHAYLHDTGRVKYVTVSDDEAMEAFFLLCRNEGIIPAIESSHALAFALRYARENNTGSILVNLSGRGDKDIDYVMETYGFGEKFKLD
- a CDS encoding GTP-binding protein yields the protein MKKKITIGILAHVDAGKTTLSEALLYLSGKIRTLGRVDHKNTYLDINPVERERGITIFSKQARFGTDNCDFILLDTPGHVDFSAETERTLALLDYAILVISASDGVQNHTRTLWQLLEFYQVPVFIFVNKTDIATKFRDELQSELSKNLSPLCTAFYSEDTKNQLDEKLAMTNEDFLESFSSDIPIEDGDIASLISARKLFPCLYGSALKTEGVEFLISALEKYTLSPVYNDGSMGAKIYKISRDGTLRFTWMKITSGSLSARDEIHYISKNGEKISEKIGQIRLYSGEKFTQTDSVFAGEICAVTGLSQTYTGQGLGEETDTAKPVLEPVLSFRIKLPEGCDPVAYFPKLKELEEEEPSLHLYRNDALGQIEARLMGEVQIDLIRRMIFERLGIQCELDTGKILYKEKIASKTVGVGHFEPLRHYAEVQLAMEPLPEGSGLIFDIDIPENSLDTNWQRLILSHLYEKNHIGTLTGATLTDTKITLVAGKAHQKHTEGGDFRQATLRAVRHGLMKAGCVLLEPYYKFRLEVPSACVGRAMADLQARNAEFEITSSTNEASIICGRAPVLALHDYTREVISYTRGTGTLSCTPDGYAPCHNADEIISACGYDPEADLENTPHSVFCAHGAGFIVPWNEVDNYKHLEVKEKGEDTADDIIPKVSKLAKKYELSVEEVEAIMLRTFGPMQRKRYSPPRTVSAGNTKRRPSPKNTDMYKRSLIVDGYNLIYSWERLKEIADYSLEDARDALMDILSNYVAYTKVELTLVFDAYLVKEGAGSDFIKDNYRVVYTKPDETADTFIEKMMHKLGPDYTIRVITGDKQVQFSAIHSGVLRMSAKEFEAEVASVGNEITEFVRRLSQT